In Primulina eburnea isolate SZY01 chromosome 5, ASM2296580v1, whole genome shotgun sequence, a single window of DNA contains:
- the LOC140831812 gene encoding stearoyl-[acyl-carrier-protein] 9-desaturase, chloroplastic-like: MALITNLAFNSYKMMSYFPDANDIRPSRRVSMASTLHSSSVEVTNLKEPFTAPRNELKQVTRFMPPEKGEIINGVNDWVENNILVMLKDVEKSWQPSDYLPDYTSEGYEDQVKELRERTKEIPDDFFVALVGHMITEEALPTYQTFFSTFDGVRDDTGVNPTPLAAWLRGWTAEENRHGDLLNRYLYLSGRVDMKQIEKTIQYLISSGMDVRTENNTYHGIIYVSFQERATFISHGNTARLAKKYGDTKLAQICGVIAADEKRHEIAYTRIAEKFFEIEPDDMVRSFADMMEKKIVMPAHMMYDGVDKNLFRNFSAVAQKIGVYTAREYSDIMEYLVDRWGVEKLTGLSDEGRKAQEYLCGLVPRFRKLEERAQAQANQASASVPFSWIFGRKI; this comes from the exons ATGGCACTTATAACGAATCTTGCTTTCAATTCCTACAAGATGATGTCTTATTTTCCTGATGCTAATGATATCAGACCTTCTCGCAGAGTTTCCATGGCGTCGACACTTCATTCTTCTTCAGT GGAGGTAACAAACCTAAAAGAACCATTCACTGCCCCGAGAAATGAACTCAAACAAGTGACTCGTTTCATGCCACCAGAAAAAGGTGAGATCATAAATGGGGTGAATGATTGGGTCGAAAACAATATCTTGGTGATGCTAAAAGACGTCGAGAAATCTTGGCAGCCGAGTGACTATTTACCCGACTACACTTCCGAAGGATACGAAGATCAGGTCAAAGAACTGAGGGAGAGAACCAAAGAGATCCCAGATGACTTTTTCGTTGCATTGGTTGGTCACATGATTACGGAGGAAGCACTTCCAACTTATCAGACATTTTTTAGTACATTTGATGGAGTCAGAGATGATACTGGTGTTAACCCCACGCCTTTGGCAGCTTGGCTCCGAGGGTGGACTGCAGAAGAGAATCGGCACGGCGATCTTCTCAATCGATATCTTTATCTTTCAGGGCGCGTTGATATGAAGCAAATCGAGAAAACCATACAATACTTGATCAGTTCTGGAatg GATGTACGCACGGAGAACAACACATATCATGGAATTATCTACGTTTCATTTCAAGAAAGGGCAACCTTCATATCTCATGGAAACACTGCTAGGCTTGCCAAAAAATATGGggatacaaaactggctcagatTTGTGGGGTTATTGCCGCAGATGAGAAACGCCATGAAATTGCCTACACCAGAATTGCCGAGAAGTTCTTTGAGATCGAACCTGATGACATGGTTAGGTCTTTCGCTGACATGATGGAGAAGAAAATCGTAATGCCAGCCCATATGATGTATGATGGTGTGGATAAAAATCTTTTCAGAAACTTCTCAGCCGTCGCACAAAAGATTGGAGTTTACACTGCCAGGGAATATTCAGACATTATGGAATACTTAGTGGACAGATGGGGTGTGGAGAAGTTGACGGGCCTCTCAGACGAGGGGCGTAAAGCACAGGAATATTTGTGTGGGTTAGTTCCAAGGTTCAGGAAGTTAGAAGAGAGGGCACAAGCACAGGCAAATCAAGCATCGGCCAGCGTTCCCTTTAGTTGGATATTTGGTAGAAAGATTTGA